The nucleotide window ATGTTTTTGTTCAATCAACATTAACACTGAACTTTGACAACAGTACAATTGATGGTACATATATTAATAGGTTCATCTTTTCATTTGATTGTCAAACTCTGTTTCtgtttgaaagaaaatatgtgtgtatgtgCCTGTGTTTTTGGGCTTCTTGCCTAGGTTTGATTTCCTGACAATTGGTAGTCTTTATTATTTGCTTAGAATCAGAAGTGTCCTTGATATTGTATAAGGAAGTGCACGTACAATATTGCATCAGAATTTTTATTAGCAAATCTAAATTAGGTCTCCCTGGGTAGTATAGTACATAATGTAGATGAAATGCTGTACTTAGAGAGTAGAGACTATAATATTGTAACAATACAAACAGCAGAAACAAACTTAGATCTATTAACACAAATTTAGAAGTCACATTTTTATCATATTGCATGACCACGATTTGAATTCAGGCTTTGACAATATAGCACCTGCATACCAGTGATAGGTGGTCATCGAAAACGGTGTACGGTAGTCCACCCAATCTTAACTTTTAATTACTTTCTCACAGCATTTTGATATCCAGTGAAAGTTGAAAGTTTCGATATTAAATTATAATGAATACTATGGCTTCCtgattgtaatacatgtacatgtatttaatatgtAATTAGGAAGATAGGAAAAACAGTTAATTACATAAATACACATAACATTATTGAATCCTGTTAACAGCTGTTGTCATAGAGTTTGATGTTATTGGGGAAGTATTGATGTCCTTCcttaaattttacagttttacaATATTGTATGCAAGTACACAAATGTATGAATGATGCCCTGTAGATCATTTTAGGGAGTCAATAATCGCTAATTTAGAAACACAAACAATTAAACATACTGAGGTGTCAGCTGTGACAAGattgtacagtgtatctatTTGCTATGATTGTTTTTATGGACAGTTCGAGAACTTAATGTTATCTCTGTAGATCAATGTACTGCTGTACACCTTAACCTTGTTTATAAATAGACTTTATCTGTTCTTCTAAATTATATCATTGGTCATCAGGagaattttacactttaatatTTACATCAGAATGATAGATGAGAAAGATAGTAATGAGTAAGCATTGACTTATTTCTTAGTTTTCTGTTctcttttatttatatatataaaattaaaattattgtctttaaaaggTTACATAACAAAATAAGAAGTGAAAGGTgaaagaaaggaaaataatgCCAGAAAATGGCATCCAAATTGAATTCCTAGATACATATATGGTTTTACAGTTTGCCTGTTGATGAGTTATGTATTTAAATGTCATTAACATTATAGAACAGAGTTTGAAGTCATACTTCTTTGACCTGGTAATTCTGAGATATATCAGCTTGTCTATGATGGAGGAACATTTTggcattttcttgaatatttggTGGGATACAGAGTGTAGCAAAAACTAACAAATGTGTATTATTGTGTATTATAAGACTATAAAGGTTAGGAAAGTATGATTGCCATTTGTATCAGGcagttttacacatttaattacaattgatatatatttccaCTTTGACACAATCAAtacattttaacaaaacaaaaccaaataAAGATAGTGTCCAGTTGTTCATTATTGAATCCCTGACTACTCATGTATTTGTGTTTCCATGCAGTTAAGGATAATACATAGCAGAGATTATGCctgctgagaaaaaaaattgtaccaACTGCATAGCTACACAATATATCTTTTTCAACTCATCACATTTAAGAATTCTGCAAAGGGAAAGAACTGTTAAGCCACTCAGATATTGggtgtataaatttatatacatcGTAGTTGATAATACATTCatgatttgtaatattttttacttttagaAAGAATAAAATGGCGACCATGTCTTCTGGTAAAGATGATTTTGGGAAGCAGTCAATAGTTGATGACTTCATGTATGGGTCCAATGTGGCCACTGCTCATGTTTACATCAGAATGGGTAAGTGCAGCTCTCTTGTTTATATTAGGATGAGTAAATGTTAGGGCAGTCACGGTTCAGATttttttcgattcggttcaagAGTATAGCTAGAGCTTTTAGTACAGACGCCCTTGAAAACATGAACTTGAAATTCAGCTTGACTTTATGCAATATCACAGTATTGACTAGCATTGTGCCAACTGTAAAGTTGCAAATTTTGTAGACCTGGTAAACGACTGAAAGATTATTATAGCTTAAATAACCACATTTTCAGTaatttttggaaatacatgtatggtaaTTAAAGCATATTAAGTATGTGTTGGTCTACATGAATAAATCATCAGATGAAATATCATAATGCACCAGTGGATTATGCCAGTCCTATATTAATTCACATGTAGTATGAACATTTCACGTGTTGAGTCCAAACTTTTGTACACTTCAGGCTTTCTGAGGAAGGTGTATGGGATCCTGTCGGCCCAGCTTCTGTTGACTACGATAACAGGCTTCTTGTTCATGTCCAGCGAGACGGTCACAAACTACGTACAGCAAAAGTATGTGCATTGTAATGAAATGTCAAGGCTTCATTTTAGAGttgtatatatgaaaaaaagacaatctgattaaaatcagctcctcgagtagcaacaaaacaaaagaaataaaggagcggatgaaggagctgattttaatcagattggaaaaaacattgaattttttatGCCATGGGGAGGTAGTCGTACCATATTTTCTTCCTTTATGAGCAAACATTCTACTAATTGTTGATCACTTGGTTTTGTTGTCTGGCACGACCTCGAAAACAACGTAAATTGATAATCAAGGAGCATAGCTGCTGTTTATATACCGTAAAGGAAAGGAGGAACCTGTGCTGCTGATATTAAGAGTTGCATTCAAATACACACTGCTGTGATGTAAAAATTTATGCTAATAGTGTACACAGTGTAGAGGTCAGACAGGTTTGGTTgtcggtggccagatagctcagttggtagagcacctgacaagagattcagggggcccgggttcgaatcccagtctggtctgttgcattttctcccttcctgttacatttggtgccaaaGACCAACCTCTGGAACTGACAGGTAAAAATACCTGCAAGGGGATAAAGATcatgggttgatgtcttcaagtgtaaagacatttaaggagggaggaatgtagcagtcAGCTGATTTTGATCGCCGTTGACCAGATAGCTttgttggtagagcacctgactagagattcaggggacccgggttcaaatccaGGTCTGgcctgttgcattttctcctttttcAAACGACACAGATTGATACTACTATAGGGAGAATGATGTCagagatagaaaaaaaaaatcactaagGATGGCATAGCATGATAATAAGATGGATAATTATATGCATTCAAACAGACAAACTCATGTCATTGATAAATTCAGGTTTCACTTGAAGATAGAGTGATAACTTAACAGAACTATGAGTCATTATATTCAGTGAACCTGCATGGTGCTCTCTGTTTTCAGTCACTGGATGCTTCTGGTAGCCATGGTGGGCAGTATTGGATTGGTCATTGCTCTGATGGTGTACAAAAACCAGACCCCCACAAACTATATACTACTGGGACTCTTTGTAAGTAGAACTATTTACCAGGGTATGTACTGTTACAATGCCGTATATcaccaaaagatttttacatgataaatgataggattaatcatatgataaagatttgtcatacaattctgttgatatatggcttagatattgtacatgtactaatttgaaaacgtcaaaaattgaaattcccgcgatctatagaggctgccatgatgtgtaactcttttgtattcaagaccacaaaaatcaataattttgacgtcacatcgTCTGTtctggttttgatgagattctaagatcatccacaggtgcttgggttcagccgccacccccccccccccttccaaataagctacatgagttgattttaattattttattcttgaaaatatttctgatgcatgtcaacaacatcttacatacccataaagtccaaaaaaagtcctttaaaaaaaataccctcactggttattataacagatcttataataaccagtggcctagggtattttttttaaagggcttattttggactttatgggtatgcaaaaCGTTGCTTTCTTATTTCAAATGACACGACCGGTGATTTTAAGTTCTTTGAGTTAGCACAAAAATGAACATCACCACACACTGCACTTCCAATGAATTGTAcccaaaaattaaaaacatgaaatcGTATCTCTTATCTGTtgcagttaaaaaaaattgtgataatacatgtatcaatgtatGTCCTTAGATACAGTTGTATCTTTAGTAATGGGCAGACATCACCGAGCGTTATTCAGCACCTCGCCTTGCTACAAACTTTTTCAGAGCCGACAGCTGTTTATGAATTGGCTGATAATTACTGGGAAATATAATTGTTTACATTTGGCATGAATATTGTGCAACTTTGCCTTAAAAAGTAATGGGATCAccaaaaaaaatcctgttttatttattgtttttcttgcACATCATGAGGATGGAACTTACaagaatgttttattttgtgataAGCAAGAAACTGAACACAGTTACTGTATTATTGTTAACAATAACAAAATTACAACCTGTATTTGCACAAAGGGGCTGATTACATCCCTATGTCCACTTTGTCAGTTAAGAGAAGAAATgtgaatatacatataatatacagtATGTAGAAATTTACTGTTTTTGCAATGATGTACCATTTTCAGCTGGTGATCAAATaatattttcctattttttGATAAAGATGTTTTTCTACTTTACAGACAATGTTTGAAGCTTATTGTGTTGGAACAGTGGGTAGGTTTCTATTAAATACAATAACTTACACTGTCTGGTATGAAAGTACATCCGTTTTTGTGATTTTAGGTTAACAGAGATTACAGTACAtcaaaaagtgtttgaaaaaaGTCAAATACAGTTTATTCTTGAGTAATGTAACTTTGCATGAAAGTTTTTCCAGTCATGTAGAAAAAATTaagtaaataacattatattGTTTAGGAGGGACCTCATAGAACTGCATTAGGTCCACCATCTTTTTCACAaaacatacactgtatacaTAATGTAGATGTGCAGTTGACTGATAATCTTTCACAAATTCACATACATTGTACTGtgtcatgtatatataacatgtaacAGGTATTTTCTGCGGTTGTCCATTTTTTGCGGATAGGAAAAATCCGCAAAAATTACAATCGCAAAATTTTTATGCATGCTCATATATAGgtacatatatgaatataatGCAACCGCAGAAATTTGGAAAGCAGAATATATTTGCTACCATTTACAGatcaaattgcaaaaatttccaTCCACAGAGAATACCCGTTGTATGGTCATGTGCATGTAGAAGTGCAGTGGACTGATAGGTGATCACTCTCTTACTTAATTTTTTAAGTGACCTTCTACAAAGTGCACAGTGTGCTGGAGGCCTTCCTAATGACGCTCGTGGTCGCAGTCAGTCTTACCATGTACACACTGCAGAGCAAGAAGGATTTCAGCTCCTGGGGAGCAGGGTAAGAATTCAGTTTCCTGTTCTCTTGTTCATTGTTTTGTACATTGTCTTTTCAAGATAGAAGAATCTTTTCATTAACATTAATTCATAAACATATCAAACATTTCTGTTTCCACTGTTATTGGCtgtgatatctctacaaattgtagtGATAACCATTCCCTCGTGAATGCATTACAGTTGTGGACAATTTTGatcaatatagtacatctattttaatgaCTGGAAATTCAGAGAGAATGTAAATTTAAGAtaataaaacttcatttttgaaaatacttgagggtatgaactgcaacgctccACA belongs to Ostrea edulis chromosome 7, xbOstEdul1.1, whole genome shotgun sequence and includes:
- the LOC125655013 gene encoding protein lifeguard 4-like; translation: MATMSSGKDDFGKQSIVDDFMYGSNVATAHVYIRMGFLRKVYGILSAQLLLTTITGFLFMSSETVTNYVQQNHWMLLVAMVGSIGLVIALMVYKNQTPTNYILLGLFTMFEAYCVGTVVTFYKVHSVLEAFLMTLVVAVSLTMYTLQSKKDFSSWGAGLFACLCVLLVAGILQIFFPTVLMDRLIAAGGALLFSLFIIFDTSMLMHKLSPEEYIVASVNLYLDVINLFLHILRLMGERK